GCGTGACCGTCGCCGACATCACCGGCCAGACCGTCGGCTCCGCCACACGCCCGCTGGAGACCGGAAGCCCCGTGGGGACGGGAGGCACCGGGGGCCCCACGGCCGCGGAGAACGCCGGGCACTCCGCCGAGGCGGGCGGCGACCTGGCCAGGACCATCGCCGCCGCCGTCGCGGAGGCGGCGGGCCCGCGGAGGTTGCACGCCGTCGTCGTGGGCGCCCCGGGAATGGTGAATCCGCAGAGCGGCGAACTGGTGGCCGACAACGGCGTGCCCGGCTGGCGGCCGCACATGCTGCAGGCCCTGCGTCACCGGATCGACGCACCGGTGACCCTGGAGAACGAGGTCAATCTCGCCGCCGTGGCCGAGCACCGCGCCGGGTCCGCACGGGGGCGCGAGGACTTCGTCCTGCTCTGGCTGGACGAAGGGGTGGGCGGGGCGGTGACCCTCGGCGGACGGCTGCGCAGGGGAGTTTCGGGAGGGGCGGGCGAAGTCGGCGCCCTCGGCCTGCGTGACGGGTTGTTCTGCGACGTGGCGGGCTCCGGTGTCATCGGCGGACTCGACCAGGACTCCCTCGCGGCCCGGATCGCCGAGGGCGCCTTCACCTCGGTCGCGCTGCTGGACCCCGGGCTCGTCGTCCTCGGGGGGAAGACGGGCCGTTCCGGCGGCGACCCGCTGGCCGCACGGGTCAGCGAGCACCTCGCCGGGCTCTCCCCCGTTCCGACCCAGGTCCGCGCGAGCACGGTGGAGGGGAACGCGATCCTTCACGGAGCCCTGTTCACGGCCCTGTCCATCGCGCACCGGGACATCTTCGGCGAGGTGCCCGCCTAGGGCGGGGCTCCTGGACCCTCGCCCGCGCAGGCCGGTGCGTCCACGCCGGGGTCCTCCCCCGCAGCGGTCGCGCTCTCGCCGGGTCGCCAGCAGCGGGACGGCCCCCGGAGCCTCCTAGGCGGCCTCAAGCGCCTCGGCGACAGAGGGGAACACCTCGAACACCTGGGCCAGGCCGGCGAGGTTGAGGCGTCGTACCAGGTTTCCCTGGATGCCGGTCAGGATGAACCGAACCCCCCTGGCCTGGCCCTGGTGGCGCGCCTGGAGCAGCTCGCCTATCCCCGAGGAGTCGCAGAAGGTGAGGGCGGAAAGGTCGAGGATCAGAGTCTGCGACTGCAGGGCGTTCCATGCCCTGTCCATCTCCGCCCGTAACACGGGGGTGTGGTAATGATCCAGCTCGCCACTGGCCCGCACGACGAGCGTCGCGCCGTGTAGACCGGATGTGGCGGTGAAACTCGGCTCCGGCTCATTTCCGACCAACATGATCAACCTTCTACCCTGGCCTCTCCCAGCCATGTAACTTTCTCATACGGGACAGGCCGCCCTGACGGGCCGGGTGCCGGGTGCGCAGGCGACATCCCCGTTCCCTACCGCGCCCGCGGGCCGGACCGGCTGTGGATCAGCGGGATCGGCGCCGACCACCCGGGGCAGGTGCTCTTCCTGCGCTTCGACGGCACGAGATGGTCACGCGAGTACGGTCCGCCGTTCCGGGCACACGAGGAGGACCAGCAGTACGAGGAGAGCGACGAGATCAACCACACCGCGATCGCCCGGGTGCCGGGCACCGGCACACCGCGGGCGGTGGGGTCGGTCGGTGTGGGGGACGACGAGGACGATTTCGTCCTGCGGCGCTGAGGGATGTACGGAGTTGTCGGTGGGCTGACGTAGCCTCTCTCAAACTCCAACAAAAGGGAGTGTGAGATGAAAAGAGTACGAATCGTTCACAGGCCCCGTCCGCCCCGCAAGCCCGCCCCTCTCGACCTGCGCACGCCCTCAGGACGCCGCCTTCCCTTCTGAGGTCACCTCGGGACGGTCCCCCTGTCCCGCCAGGAACAGCCGGTTCACGAACCAGAGAACCACGCCCACGGCGATCAGCACGCCCGCGCGGAGATAGACGTCGCCACCGCGCCCCGTGAAGGGCAGCGCCAGCACAAGGCAGACCACCGCGCCCAGCGCCGGCATCCACCTCGGCGCCCGGTAGTGATCGTGCTCCACCCGGTCCTTACGGAGGACCAGCACGGCCACGTTGACCATGGCGAACACGCACAGCAGCAGGAGCACCGTCGTGTCCGCCAGGTTGCCCACATCGCCCGTGGCGACCAGCACGGCGGCGATGCCCACGGTGAACACGATGGCGACCCACGGGGACGACCTCGTGGGATG
Above is a genomic segment from Streptosporangium album containing:
- a CDS encoding ROK family transcriptional regulator — encoded protein: MKTATPQTARAINDRLALDLLLEHRSLTAPQLRALIGLSRPTVSDLVERLRVNGLIEVVGESGEERRGPNARVYGIVADRAHVAGVDVRRDTVSVTVADITGQTVGSATRPLETGSPVGTGGTGGPTAAENAGHSAEAGGDLARTIAAAVAEAAGPRRLHAVVVGAPGMVNPQSGELVADNGVPGWRPHMLQALRHRIDAPVTLENEVNLAAVAEHRAGSARGREDFVLLWLDEGVGGAVTLGGRLRRGVSGGAGEVGALGLRDGLFCDVAGSGVIGGLDQDSLAARIAEGAFTSVALLDPGLVVLGGKTGRSGGDPLAARVSEHLAGLSPVPTQVRASTVEGNAILHGALFTALSIAHRDIFGEVPA
- a CDS encoding STAS domain-containing protein, translating into MLVGNEPEPSFTATSGLHGATLVVRASGELDHYHTPVLRAEMDRAWNALQSQTLILDLSALTFCDSSGIGELLQARHQGQARGVRFILTGIQGNLVRRLNLAGLAQVFEVFPSVAEALEAA